A genomic segment from bacterium encodes:
- a CDS encoding class I tRNA ligase family protein translates to MAKYNHKRVESKWRKKWLAEKVYEPDLKNAKNPFYNLMMFPYPSAEGLHVGNVYAFVGSDIYGRFKRMQGYNVFEPIGLDGFGIHSENYALKIGEHPMDQARVSEKNFYRQLQMIGNGFAWHEKLETYDPEYYKWTQWIFIQLYKNGLAYRKKSAVNWCPSCLTVLADEQVISGECERCNTKVIKKELEQWFFRITKYADKLLKGLDKIDWSEKVKIAQKNWIGKSEGASIKFPLTRINAEINADQRGIFLRKSASDQRESAYLEVFTTRPDTVFGVTFIAISPEKAKSWLDIGWQAPNEVREYIKNNITPTPHEGRGPEKTGVFSGISAINPANNEKVPVWISDYVLAGYGTGAVMGVPAHDERDLEFAQKFKLPVSSAPLVSIEEGIKKSGGKKTIQFRLRDWLISRQRYWGAPIPLVFCENCAEKIKSQKSNLKNKGEFNLGELENPGWVVVPEKDLPVRLPYIKNFRPTGTSQSPLAADEKFYKVKCPKCEGMARRETDVSDTFLDSAWYYLRYASVKEKKYAWDQSVTKKWCPVDMYIGGAEHSVLHLLYVRFLAMVFKDLRLTNFDEPFKKFRAHGLLIKDGAKMSKSKGNVVNPDEYIKNYGADVLRMYLMFLGPFDQGGDFRDGGIKGIIRFLERIWKISNSQFLISKQITLLRSFRASEGQANSNIQTKIHKTIKKVTEDLENLNYNTSVSALMVLLNEFEANIESVGKSELEIFAKILAPFAPHMSEEIFREILKNKKSIHIAPWPKFDVKLVKDKEVDIVVQVNARMRAVIKMPADSSQKEVETAAKNNKNISKYLVSPVKKVIFIKDRFINFVV, encoded by the coding sequence ATGGCTAAATACAACCACAAGAGAGTAGAATCTAAATGGCGCAAAAAATGGCTGGCCGAGAAGGTTTACGAACCGGATCTTAAAAACGCTAAGAATCCTTTCTATAACCTAATGATGTTTCCATATCCTTCAGCTGAAGGCTTACACGTGGGTAATGTGTACGCTTTTGTGGGGAGCGATATTTACGGGCGATTTAAAAGAATGCAGGGCTATAACGTTTTTGAGCCGATTGGTTTAGATGGTTTTGGCATACATTCCGAAAACTACGCTTTAAAAATTGGCGAACACCCGATGGATCAAGCCAGAGTTTCCGAGAAAAATTTTTATCGCCAACTGCAAATGATAGGCAATGGTTTTGCTTGGCACGAAAAACTAGAAACTTACGACCCTGAATATTATAAATGGACTCAATGGATTTTTATTCAGTTATATAAAAATGGTTTGGCTTACCGCAAAAAATCGGCGGTTAATTGGTGCCCTTCGTGTTTAACAGTTTTAGCCGATGAACAAGTAATAAGTGGTGAATGTGAAAGATGTAATACTAAAGTTATTAAAAAAGAATTAGAGCAATGGTTTTTTAGAATAACTAAATACGCCGATAAACTTTTAAAAGGTTTAGATAAAATAGATTGGAGCGAAAAAGTAAAAATAGCTCAAAAAAATTGGATAGGTAAATCGGAAGGTGCTTCTATAAAATTTCCCCTTACGCGGATCAACGCGGAAATTAACGCGGATCAACGCGGAATTTTTCTGCGTAAATCTGCGTCAGATCAGCGTGAATCGGCGTATTTGGAAGTTTTTACTACACGCCCAGATACAGTTTTTGGTGTAACGTTTATTGCAATTTCGCCCGAGAAAGCAAAGTCTTGGTTAGATATCGGCTGGCAAGCGCCGAATGAGGTCAGGGAGTATATAAAAAATAATATAACCCCGACGCCTCATGAGGGTCGGGGTCCAGAAAAAACAGGAGTTTTTTCTGGTATCTCGGCCATTAACCCAGCCAACAACGAAAAAGTTCCGGTTTGGATTTCGGATTATGTTTTAGCAGGTTACGGCACAGGCGCAGTTATGGGTGTTCCAGCGCACGATGAGCGTGATTTAGAATTTGCCCAAAAATTCAAATTACCAGTGAGTAGCGCACCTTTAGTCTCTATTGAAGAAGGAATAAAAAAGAGTGGAGGTAAAAAAACAATTCAATTCCGGCTTCGTGACTGGCTAATTTCCAGACAGCGTTATTGGGGTGCGCCTATACCGCTTGTTTTCTGTGAAAACTGCGCAGAAAAAATCAAATCTCAAAAATCAAATCTCAAAAATAAGGGAGAATTTAATTTGGGAGAGTTGGAAAATCCAGGTTGGGTTGTGGTGCCCGAAAAAGATTTACCGGTTAGATTGCCTTACATAAAAAACTTTAGGCCAACTGGTACGAGCCAGTCGCCTTTAGCGGCCGATGAAAAATTTTATAAAGTTAAATGCCCTAAATGCGAAGGTATGGCGAGACGCGAGACCGATGTTTCCGATACTTTCTTAGATTCGGCTTGGTATTATTTGCGTTATGCTTCTGTTAAAGAAAAGAAATACGCTTGGGATCAATCTGTAACTAAAAAATGGTGCCCGGTAGATATGTATATTGGTGGCGCGGAGCATTCTGTTTTGCATTTATTGTATGTGCGTTTTTTAGCAATGGTATTCAAGGACCTGCGTTTAACTAATTTTGACGAACCATTTAAAAAATTCCGTGCCCACGGTTTGTTAATAAAAGATGGCGCTAAAATGTCAAAATCCAAGGGGAATGTGGTTAATCCCGACGAATATATTAAAAATTACGGCGCCGATGTTTTAAGAATGTACTTAATGTTTTTGGGTCCGTTCGATCAAGGTGGTGATTTTAGAGATGGTGGTATAAAAGGGATAATCAGATTCTTGGAAAGAATCTGGAAAATTTCTAATTCCCAATTTCTAATTTCTAAACAAATCACCCTCCTTCGCTCTTTCAGAGCTTCGGAAGGGCAAGCAAATTCCAATATACAAACAAAGATACACAAGACAATCAAAAAAGTTACAGAAGATTTAGAAAATTTAAATTACAATACTTCGGTCTCGGCTTTAATGGTTTTGTTAAATGAATTTGAAGCCAATATAGAATCTGTTGGCAAAAGCGAACTAGAAATTTTTGCTAAGATTTTAGCGCCTTTTGCACCACATATGAGCGAGGAAATATTTAGAGAAATTTTAAAGAATAAAAAATCTATTCATATAGCGCCTTGGCCAAAGTTTGACGTTAAACTGGTCAAAGACAAGGAGGTAGACATAGTAGTGCAGGTTAATGCCAGAATGCGCGCGGTTATTAAAATGCCAGCAGATTCTTCTCAAAAAGAGGTTGAAACGGCGGCTAAAAACAACAAAAATATTTCTAAGTATCTTGTCTCCCCCGTAAAAAAAGTTATTTTTATTAAAGACAGGTTTATTAACTTCGTGGTATAG
- a CDS encoding TatD family hydrolase, which translates to MPKLIDAHTHIQFAAYKDDRDEVIKRSLDAGIWLVNVGTQLDTSLEAIKLAEKYNEGVYATVGLHPVHTDKSFHDQAELGEGGMEFTSRGEVFDYEEYKKLALHPKVVAIGECGLDYYADFARERSERLQNRASAEAFSEGGSVELRQEKQKLTFIKHIELAHEVKKPLMIHCREAFDDLIDTLKANSSKLQIIPGIIHFFSGNIKQATMLLDMGFYFTFGGVVTFTRDYDEIIKTVPVNRILLETDAPYVTPAPYRGQRNEPAYVIEVAKKIGEIKGIDFEEVSHHTVENTRAIFGI; encoded by the coding sequence ATGCCAAAACTAATAGACGCACATACCCATATTCAATTTGCAGCCTATAAAGACGATAGAGACGAAGTTATTAAAAGATCTTTAGATGCTGGAATTTGGCTGGTAAATGTTGGCACACAGCTAGATACTTCTCTTGAAGCAATCAAACTTGCCGAAAAATATAACGAAGGTGTTTATGCCACGGTCGGTTTGCATCCGGTGCATACCGATAAATCTTTCCACGACCAAGCTGAGCTTGGTGAAGGAGGAATGGAATTTACTAGTAGAGGCGAAGTTTTTGATTACGAAGAATATAAAAAATTAGCTTTACATCCAAAAGTTGTGGCGATTGGTGAATGTGGTTTAGATTATTATGCCGATTTTGCTCGCGAACGGAGTGAGAGATTGCAAAATCGAGCATCCGCCGAAGCTTTTAGCGAAGGCGGATCAGTTGAGCTACGCCAGGAAAAACAAAAACTAACTTTTATAAAGCATATAGAATTAGCTCACGAAGTCAAAAAGCCTTTAATGATTCATTGCCGCGAAGCTTTTGATGATTTGATAGATACCTTAAAAGCTAATAGCTCCAAGCTACAAATTATCCCCGGTATTATCCATTTCTTTAGTGGCAACATAAAACAAGCGACCATGCTTTTGGATATGGGTTTTTATTTTACGTTTGGCGGTGTAGTAACCTTTACTCGCGATTACGATGAAATTATAAAAACAGTTCCGGTAAATAGAATTTTATTAGAAACCGATGCGCCTTATGTCACGCCCGCGCCTTATCGCGGGCAACGCAACGAGCCCGCCTATGTTATAGAAGTAGCCAAAAAAATCGGCGAAATAAAAGGCATTGATTTTGAAGAAGTTTCTCATCATACTGTTGAAAACACCCGCGCTATTTTTGGGATTTAA
- the metG gene encoding methionine--tRNA ligase: MKFYITTAIDYVNAKPHIGHALEKIQADVLARYHRIKGDEVFFLTGTDEHGVKIFRAAERENKNAQEFVNENAEYFKQLKNVLNLSWDGFIRTTDQEVHWPGVQKLWQELSEAGDIYKKKYNGLYCVGCESFKTEKDLVDGKCPDHQKAPETVEQENWFFRLSKYQSQIASKIKNDELKIIPESRKNEILSFIESGLEDVSFSRPKKDLPWGVPVPGDPDQVIYVWCDALANYITAIGYGDETEQFKKLWPADLQVVGKDILRFHAAIWPGILLSASLPLPQAIFVHGFISVEGQKMSKSLGNIVDPVPLVQKYGTDALRYYLLREIPSYDDGDFSLRKFEDRYSADLANGLGNLVARTVTLGEKINPVKFDFATDIEPEVKKACNDFYKAYESSLDEIKLHEALINVWGLVSFADKYINDKKPWEIKDATSNVVSTENLRKVMANSGYLLGVILNLVEPFLPETGEKIRKQIWFTESAINFKKGENLFPRLN, from the coding sequence ATGAAGTTTTATATTACAACCGCCATTGATTATGTTAATGCGAAACCGCACATTGGACACGCTTTAGAAAAGATTCAAGCGGATGTTTTGGCGCGTTATCACAGAATAAAAGGTGATGAAGTTTTCTTTTTAACGGGTACCGACGAACACGGTGTTAAGATTTTTCGCGCAGCCGAAAGAGAGAATAAAAATGCACAGGAATTTGTAAACGAAAACGCAGAATATTTTAAACAGTTAAAAAATGTTTTAAATCTTTCTTGGGATGGGTTTATTAGAACAACCGATCAAGAAGTTCATTGGCCAGGTGTTCAAAAATTATGGCAGGAACTTTCGGAAGCCGGTGATATCTATAAGAAAAAATACAACGGGCTTTATTGCGTGGGTTGCGAATCTTTTAAAACAGAAAAAGATTTGGTGGATGGTAAATGCCCCGATCACCAAAAAGCACCAGAAACAGTAGAACAAGAAAACTGGTTTTTTAGGCTTTCAAAATATCAAAGCCAGATTGCTTCTAAAATTAAAAATGACGAATTAAAAATAATTCCCGAATCTCGTAAAAATGAAATTTTATCTTTTATAGAATCTGGTTTAGAGGATGTTAGCTTTTCTAGGCCTAAAAAAGATTTGCCGTGGGGCGTACCGGTGCCTGGCGATCCCGACCAAGTTATATACGTCTGGTGTGATGCTTTAGCTAATTACATTACAGCTATTGGCTATGGCGATGAAACCGAGCAATTTAAAAAACTTTGGCCAGCCGATCTTCAAGTTGTAGGCAAAGATATTTTACGTTTTCATGCGGCTATTTGGCCGGGTATACTTTTATCGGCTAGTTTGCCATTACCCCAAGCTATTTTTGTTCATGGTTTTATTTCGGTGGAAGGGCAAAAGATGTCTAAAAGTTTGGGTAATATTGTGGATCCTGTGCCACTGGTTCAAAAATATGGCACAGATGCGTTACGTTACTATCTTTTACGAGAAATTCCTTCTTACGATGACGGAGATTTTAGTTTAAGAAAGTTTGAAGATAGATATTCCGCAGACTTAGCTAATGGTTTAGGAAATTTGGTAGCGCGCACAGTTACTTTGGGCGAAAAAATAAACCCGGTAAAGTTTGATTTTGCTACGGATATAGAACCAGAAGTTAAAAAAGCTTGCAACGATTTTTATAAAGCATATGAATCTTCTTTAGACGAAATTAAATTACACGAAGCTTTAATAAATGTTTGGGGTTTGGTTTCTTTTGCCGATAAATATATTAACGATAAAAAACCTTGGGAAATTAAAGACGCCACGTCAAACGTGGTTTCAACTGAAAATCTTAGGAAAGTTATGGCTAATTCTGGCTACTTGCTAGGTGTTATACTAAATTTGGTTGAACCATTTTTACCAGAAACAGGCGAAAAAATTAGAAAACAAATCTGGTTTACAGAATCCGCAATAAACTTTAAGAAAGGCGAGAATTTGTTTCCTAGATTAAACTAG
- a CDS encoding AI-2E family transporter: MKSPLAHTDISINTETLLRGFAIVLGLALVYLIRDVIAVLLFSIIIAAAVTPLANYFQGKGIPRTLGVFVIYLLAFLVLGTILYFIISPLSDELGNLSLTVPVYFDKVNGFFKVIRDSAPQYEQLLNKVQDNLVAISNDLAHVSGNIFGATSGIFGGFISAGFVIVISFYLAAQEHGISMFLRAVTPKEKQPYVLGLWSRAQYKLGRWLQAQLVLSLIVGVLIYIGLLIFGINHRVLLALVAGIMEIIPIFGPVLAAVPAVILGLLKSPIVALWVLLVYTIVHQLENHVFVPNIMNRVIGLNPVIVIISLLVGGELFGIPGIILAVPVAVVLVEIIKDFGHHHEEN; the protein is encoded by the coding sequence TTGAAATCTCCGTTAGCTCATACCGATATCAGCATAAACACGGAAACCCTACTCCGTGGTTTTGCTATTGTGCTGGGTTTAGCCTTAGTTTATTTAATCCGCGACGTCATAGCGGTGCTTTTGTTTTCTATAATAATTGCGGCGGCGGTGACACCTCTGGCTAATTATTTTCAGGGCAAAGGCATTCCCAGAACCTTGGGTGTTTTTGTTATTTACCTTTTAGCATTCTTGGTACTGGGCACAATACTTTATTTTATAATTTCTCCTTTGTCGGACGAATTAGGCAATCTTTCTTTAACTGTGCCGGTTTACTTTGATAAGGTGAATGGTTTTTTTAAGGTCATAAGAGATTCTGCGCCACAGTATGAACAATTGTTAAACAAGGTCCAAGATAATCTGGTGGCTATCAGTAACGATCTGGCGCATGTTTCTGGAAATATTTTTGGAGCTACCAGCGGAATTTTTGGCGGATTTATTTCTGCAGGTTTTGTTATTGTTATTTCTTTTTATTTAGCGGCCCAAGAACACGGTATTAGTATGTTTTTGCGTGCGGTTACACCCAAAGAAAAACAGCCCTATGTTTTGGGTTTATGGTCTCGCGCTCAATACAAACTGGGCCGTTGGTTGCAAGCGCAGTTGGTGCTTAGTTTAATAGTTGGCGTTTTAATTTATATTGGGCTTTTGATTTTTGGAATTAATCACAGAGTTCTCTTGGCTTTGGTGGCAGGTATTATGGAAATTATTCCAATATTTGGGCCGGTACTGGCCGCGGTGCCTGCTGTAATTTTGGGTTTATTAAAATCGCCCATAGTAGCCCTTTGGGTGCTTCTTGTTTACACTATTGTGCACCAGTTAGAAAATCATGTTTTTGTGCCTAATATAATGAACCGAGTTATCGGTCTTAACCCGGTTATCGTTATAATTTCTTTGCTGGTGGGTGGTGAACTTTTTGGCATACCGGGCATAATTCTTGCGGTGCCGGTAGCTGTAGTTTTAGTGGAAATTATAAAAGATTTTGGACATCATCACGAAGAAAATTAA